A region of Fusarium keratoplasticum isolate Fu6.1 chromosome 6, whole genome shotgun sequence DNA encodes the following proteins:
- a CDS encoding DNA-directed RNA polymerase III subunit, which produces MSRGGRGGGRGGRGGGRGGRPNVPWDTGEEPDARPSELFPPYVVPTARQLATTEKAAVQHLLLLRRQIHGSPLYTSKRTALNDPTAPRKHYGQAQANARFGVRSKASLDPFTAVPTYSHKFVREERALPDWSNRPVCRELFPSELYDTIDAAATTGGPGVKGFKRRKLELSSISALPSAEEAFGLAGDGEDEMQGKNLLERLQALKEEEGDEIADLEDEEVADEDDQDEVYDDEDAGDYDAENYFDNGDEFGDDYGDDGDGEGTF; this is translated from the exons ATGTCTCGAGgcggtcgaggaggtggcCGTGGTGGAAGAGGCGGCGGACGAGGTGGTAGACCAAATGTGCCTTGGGATACGGGTGAAGAACCGGATGCGCGACCTTCAGAGCTATTTCCT CCATATGTGGTTCCGACCGCTAGACAACTCGCGACAACCGAAAAAGCCGCCGTACAACACCTACTCCTCCTCCGGCGACAGATCCACGGCTCTCCTCTATACACCTCAAAGCGCACAGCTCTCAACGACCCGACAGCTCCAAGAAAACACTACGGACAAGCCCAGGCCAACGCCCGGTTCGGCGTCAGGAGCAAGGCCTCGCTCGACCCCTTCACCGCGGTCCCCACCTACTCGCACAAGTTTGTCCGCGAGGAGCGCGCCCTGCCAGACTGGTCCAACCGCCCCGTCTGCCGCGAGCTCTTCCCCAGCGAGTTGTACGACACCatcgacgccgccgccaccacgGGGGGACCGGGCGTCAAGGGCTTTAAGCGCCGGAAGCTTGAgctcagcagcatcagcgcGTTGCCCAGCGCAGAGGAGGCGTTTGGTCTGGCTGGTGACGGTGAGGATGAGATGCAGGGCAAGAACTTGTTAGAGCGTCTACAGGCTCTtaaggaggaagaaggcgacgaGATTGCCGATcttgaggacgaagaggtcgcggatgaggatgatcaagatgaggtgtacgacgatgaagacgcaGGCGATTACGACGCAGAAAACTACTTTGATAACGGCGACGAGTTTGGAGACGACTAtggagacgacggcgacggagAAGGGACGTTTTAA
- a CDS encoding Pre-mRNA polyadenylation factor FIP1: MVANMDIDEDDDLYVPEEPKAQGATPDDKPKADDLEEGEEEDEGAAMDEDDDDSDIDIITERKDGSKPAPPSQSKYSDIRNIPQRSASNDSPSQSAPVKKEGESRQSSSVNVAAPSADKTSAAASKSTIDVNAIPVHAASGKPITQVNIDEDLPENDKPWRKPGTDISDYFNYGFDEFTWALYAAKQEAVRGEFGADVFAQNNKKMMDEFNMMMMGGMAMPGGGSGGNSAAGMPGMDGMPPEMQAMMQQMMASGMDPSQMDPSQMNAMFAGMQNAGGAGGQGSQGGQGGNFGGGFGGNQSNFGYEQNMSGGGGGGGRGGFGGGRGRRGRW, from the exons ATGGTCGCCAACATGGAtatcgacgaggacgacgatcTCTACGTGCCCGAGGAACCCAAGGCCCAGGGCGCAACCCCAGacgacaagcccaaggcagacgatcttgaagaaggcgaagaggaagatgagggcgcggccatggacgaggatgatgacgactcA GATATTGATATCATCACCGAACGAAAAGATGGCTCCAAACCAGCTCCTCCTTC CCAATCCAAATATAGCGATATTCGGAATATTCCTCAAAGATCAGCCTCGAATGACTCGCCTTCACAATCAGCACCTGTCAAGAAGGAAGGCGAGTCGCGACAATCCAGCTCGGTCAACGTTGCTGCGCCCAGCGCCGACAAGACCTCAGCCGCTGCCTCAAAATCCACGATAGACGTCAACGCGATCCCTGTTCACGCTGCTTCAGGGAAACCCATCACGCAAGTCAACATTGACGAAG ATCTCCCAGAAAACGACAAGCCGTGGCGCAAGCCTGGTACGGACATCAGCGACTACTTCAACTACGGCTTCGACGAGTTTACATGGGCACTTTACGCCGCCAAGCAAGAGGCAGTCCGAGGCGAATTCGGCGCCGATGTTTTTGCCCAGAACAATaagaagatgatggacgagttcaacatgatgatgatgggcggCATGGCCATGCCAGGTGGTGGTAGCGGTGGCAACTCGGCTGCTGGTATGCCCGGAATGGATGGCATGCCCCCTGAGATGCAGGCAatgatgcagcagatgatggcctcgggcaTGGATCCAAGTCAGATGGACCCCAGCCAGATGAATGCCATGTTTGCCGGTATGCAAAatgctggtggtgctggaggacaaggcagccaaggaggccaaggggGCAACTTTGGAGGCGGCTTCGGCGGGAACCAGAGCAACTTTGGATACGAACAGAACATGTCgggcggaggtggaggtggaggacgGGGAGGATTCGGCGGAGGTCGTGGACGTCGTGGAAGGTGGTGA
- a CDS encoding SGL domain-containing protein produces the protein MASTKTLFQLSSQPTWFENISIRPNGTILATRLDVPEVWAVDPVTSSGSLLFRIPLPKDVPSQALTGICALRPDVFAIGAGIYDMTGGTGAKAGSFSVWLADLTGQEPKVTKVTDTPEIAMINGMATWDENTTLLTDCLNGKVYRLDVTSGMYEIALEDETMEIPAGAPFQVGINGLKVHRMAEQIHVYYTTTTRYSVYRVPVTHELKPAGTVETLASGVVPDDLVVAHDGTVYVCTNVTNTVARIPPGGGDVATVAGESKAMTLAGSTACVFGEGEKVLYVATAGGNATPVDGKTEPAKVVEVRLD, from the coding sequence atggcctcgacgaaaACCCTCTTTCAGCTTTCCTCGCAGCCAACTTGGTTCGAGAACATCTCCATCCGACCCAACGGCACCATCTTAGCAACACGTCTCGACGTCCCTGAAGTCTGGGCCGTTGATCCTGTCACTTCCTCCGGCTCTCTCCTGTTCCGAATTCCACTTCCCAAAGATGTCCCATCGCAGGCCCTAACCGGCATCTGCGCCCTACGACCAGATGTGTTTGCCATCGGCGCTGGTATCTATGACATGACGGGCGGCACGGGGGCTAAGGCGGGTAGCTTCAGTGTGTGGCTCGCAGACTTGACGGGCCAAGAGCCAAAGGTTACCAAAGTGACCGACACACCTGAGATTGCCATGATTAACGGCATGGCAACGTGGGATGAGAATACGACTCTGCTTACAGATTGTTTGAACGGCAAGGTGTACAGACTCGACGTCACATCTGGAATGTACGAAATTGCACTGGAAGACGAGACTATGGAGATACCTGCCGGTGCGCCCTTTCAGGTTGGCATCAACGGTCTCAAAGTCCATCGCATGGCCGAGCAGATCCACGTTTACTACACCACCACGACCCGGTACTCGGTGTACCGCGTGCCCGTCACACATGAACTAAAGCCTGCAGGCACCGTGGAGACGCTTGCTTCAGGAGTCGTCCctgatgacctcgtcgtGGCACACGATGGAACTGTCTATGTGTGTACTAATGTCACAAACACCGTGGCGCGGATCCCACCAGGTGGAGGGGATGTGGCGACAGTCGCAGGAGAGTCAAAGGCCATGACACTTGCGGGATCGACGGCGTGTGTGTTTGGTGAAGGAGAAAAGGTGCTCTACGTTGCCACAGCTGGAGGCAATGCGACTCCTGTAGATGGCAAGACTGAGCCAGCTAAAGTTGTAGAGGTCAGATTGGACTAG